A single genomic interval of Candidatus Brocadiaceae bacterium harbors:
- a CDS encoding ABC transporter ATP-binding protein, with translation MMAMVEVEDLQVRYGRQLAVRGLSFAIPAGEVFGFIGPNGAGKTTTIKVLATLLKPSGGVARVDGLDVSRRPRKVRRRIGYMPDFFGVYGDLTASEYLHFFAAAYRIQGPRRRGIVRDVLALTDLTDKADTQVDALSRGMKQRLSLSRTLLHDPDVLLLDEPASGLDPRARIEIREVLKELKRMGKTILVSSHILHELAQICTRIGIVEAGRLVAEGALEQIYRELGLKRIVHVQISNVSDDLVARVGALQGVASVERQLDRLCIRIHQETLGVEDLLDALRGLGARIFMFQPEVMDMETVFMKLTEGKAT, from the coding sequence CTGATGGCCATGGTGGAAGTCGAAGACCTCCAGGTGCGCTACGGCCGGCAGCTTGCCGTGCGCGGCCTGAGTTTTGCGATCCCCGCGGGCGAGGTGTTCGGGTTCATCGGCCCGAACGGCGCGGGCAAGACGACGACGATCAAGGTGCTGGCCACGCTGCTCAAGCCGTCCGGGGGCGTGGCCCGTGTCGACGGCCTGGACGTGTCGCGCCGGCCCAGGAAGGTCCGCCGCCGGATCGGCTACATGCCCGACTTCTTCGGCGTCTACGGCGACCTGACCGCGTCCGAGTACCTGCACTTCTTCGCGGCCGCCTACCGGATCCAAGGTCCCCGCCGTCGCGGCATCGTTCGCGACGTGCTCGCGCTGACCGATCTGACCGACAAGGCGGACACGCAGGTCGACGCCCTCTCGCGCGGCATGAAGCAGCGGCTCAGCCTGTCCCGCACGCTGCTGCACGACCCCGACGTGCTGCTGCTGGACGAGCCGGCCTCGGGGCTGGACCCGCGGGCCCGCATCGAGATCCGCGAGGTGCTCAAGGAGCTGAAGCGGATGGGCAAGACCATCCTGGTCTCCAGCCACATCCTGCACGAACTGGCGCAGATATGCACCCGCATCGGCATCGTCGAGGCCGGGCGGCTGGTCGCCGAGGGCGCCCTCGAGCAGATCTACCGGGAACTGGGACTCAAGCGGATCGTCCACGTGCAGATATCGAACGTGTCCGACGACCTGGTCGCCCGCGTCGGCGCCCTGCAGGGCGTCGCATCGGTCGAGCGGCAACTGGACCGCCTCTGCATCCGCATCCACCAGGAGACGCTGGGCGTCGAGGACCTGCTGGACGCCCTGCGCGGGCTCGGGGCGCGCATCTTCATGTTCCAGCCCGAGGTGATGGACATGGAGACGGTGTTCATGAAGCTGACGGAGGGCAAGGCGACGTGA
- a CDS encoding ABC transporter permease subunit, translated as MKALRLRAPFPLLRKDLAEQAARRRTYVLRVAYAVLLAGAFALVYHSAARARGGNALYMLGCGDDLLAALVGLQFVGIYVFLPGMMAGALAGEKERDSIGLLLVTDLRPWEIVLEKLLGRLVPMFGFLLLSLPLLAIAYAFGGITTDTLLGSAFALTLACLQVGAFALMLSAFCRTTAQAFVGCYVLGILFYFALPIVYVLINEFMGLRVRWDDDVLFALFPPYLFFERVLWDRLSTALLAGIPIILSTGLFLILARVFVVRRAFLRSRGMILAAFHRLDAFWHRANRLVGGIVLVKDRDTLPGDRPVLWREVNRHTLGRTSHLIRVACILGIPVALVAVAAITLDEGGRDANLLTAMIALLWVIAALALSIPSATAIASERVNRTLDVLLATPLTGAEIVLQKAWGRRRLGFVLSALIMLVVLLEAMIELRPLFSVYLAASLLSVVVYPPMVTWVATYIGLKARTPTRAIVVTMVVLVLWCAGPPIALGMIDVLTWLRAGRLPLSLGFLLSPASLIGFAESGHEWDFFGPMVGPALVVNFVWHGGIWLFFRTHCLVHAEELLGRAASPARAASQEG; from the coding sequence GTGAAAGCCCTGCGGCTCAGAGCGCCCTTCCCGCTGCTGCGCAAAGACCTGGCCGAACAGGCCGCGCGGAGGCGCACCTACGTCCTGCGCGTGGCCTACGCGGTGCTGCTGGCCGGTGCCTTCGCGCTCGTCTACCACAGCGCGGCCCGGGCCCGGGGCGGCAATGCACTTTACATGCTGGGATGCGGGGACGACCTGCTCGCCGCCCTCGTCGGTCTCCAGTTCGTGGGCATCTACGTGTTCCTGCCGGGCATGATGGCGGGCGCCCTGGCGGGGGAGAAGGAACGGGACTCGATCGGGCTCCTTCTGGTGACCGACCTGCGGCCCTGGGAGATCGTGCTCGAGAAGCTTCTCGGCCGGCTCGTGCCCATGTTCGGCTTCCTGCTCCTGAGCCTCCCCCTGCTGGCCATCGCCTACGCGTTCGGGGGCATCACGACGGACACCCTCCTGGGCAGCGCCTTTGCCCTGACGCTCGCGTGCCTGCAGGTGGGCGCCTTCGCCCTGATGCTCTCGGCCTTCTGCCGCACGACGGCGCAGGCGTTCGTCGGCTGCTACGTGCTGGGCATCCTGTTCTACTTCGCCCTGCCGATCGTGTACGTCCTGATCAACGAGTTCATGGGCCTTCGCGTCCGCTGGGACGACGACGTGCTGTTCGCCCTGTTCCCGCCGTACCTTTTCTTCGAACGGGTGCTGTGGGACCGCCTGAGCACTGCGCTTCTCGCCGGCATCCCCATCATCCTCTCGACCGGTCTCTTCCTGATCCTGGCGCGCGTGTTCGTGGTCCGCCGCGCTTTCCTGCGCAGCCGGGGGATGATCCTCGCGGCCTTCCACCGGCTGGACGCCTTCTGGCACCGGGCCAACCGGCTGGTCGGAGGCATCGTCCTGGTCAAGGACAGGGACACGCTCCCCGGCGACCGCCCCGTCCTCTGGCGCGAAGTCAACAGGCACACCCTCGGCAGGACCTCCCACCTGATTCGGGTCGCCTGCATCCTGGGCATCCCCGTGGCGCTGGTCGCCGTGGCCGCGATCACGCTCGATGAGGGCGGCCGTGACGCCAACCTGCTCACCGCCATGATCGCGCTCCTGTGGGTCATTGCGGCGCTGGCCTTGTCCATACCGAGCGCAACGGCCATCGCGTCCGAACGCGTGAACCGGACGCTCGACGTCCTGCTCGCCACGCCGCTGACGGGCGCGGAGATCGTCCTCCAGAAGGCGTGGGGGCGGCGGCGGCTGGGGTTCGTCCTGAGCGCCCTGATCATGTTGGTCGTGCTCCTGGAGGCCATGATCGAGCTGCGGCCGCTCTTCTCGGTCTATCTGGCGGCATCGCTGCTGAGCGTCGTCGTCTACCCCCCCATGGTCACGTGGGTGGCCACCTACATCGGGCTGAAGGCACGCACGCCGACCCGGGCCATCGTCGTCACGATGGTCGTCCTGGTGCTGTGGTGTGCGGGGCCGCCGATCGCCCTGGGCATGATCGACGTGCTGACATGGCTGCGCGCAGGCCGCCTGCCCTTGTCGCTCGGCTTCCTGCTCAGCCCGGCCTCGCTGATCGGCTTCGCCGAATCGGGGCACGAGTGGGATTTCTTCGGCCCGATGGTCGGCCCGGCCCTCGTCGTCAACTTCGTCTGGCACGGGGGCATCTGGCTGTTCTTCCGGACCCACTGTCTGGTCCACGCCGAGGAGTTGCTCGGCCGCGCGGCGTCGCCCGCGCGGGCCGCATCTCAGGAGGGCTGA